The Pseudomonas fluorescens genome includes a window with the following:
- a CDS encoding two-component system sensor histidine kinase NtrB — protein MIAEASSPREKQAQRLLRLYHLYRLSIGITLVLLISSKLDNRLLEFANDDLLRNGSWLYLVLNILLVVFLENIRRPARLFGLALTDVLLLSWLFFAAGGVPSAIGNLLIVSVAIGNTLLRSRVGLLIAAVATIGIVGSTFFLGLSDSNRPSSYLQAGTLGALCFAAALLVQGLTRRLEASETLAEQRASEVIGLEALNALILQRMRTGILVLDRERRVQLANESALNLLGIHDLVGQRIDDYCTALVERLQLWLNNPSLRPPSLTVTGTGLTLQPSFIALGHYDQQQLLVFLEDLAQVAQQAQQLKLASLGRLTAGIAHEIRNPLGAISHAAQLLRESEELNNADRRLTQIIQDHSQRMNRVIENVLQLSRRQQTTPQRLDLRTWLDQFVRQARESMAEHQHLHLSIDPGDYTTLMDPDQLTQVLDNLLRNAWRHSAMAHEQAEAWLKLFIDPHSQLSTLDIIDNGPGVTPEQQAHLFEPFFTTSSQGTGLGLYLSRELCESNQARLDFKPRQGGGCFRITFAHGRKQI, from the coding sequence GTGATCGCTGAGGCCTCAAGCCCACGCGAAAAACAGGCGCAGCGCCTGCTGCGTCTCTATCACCTGTATCGCCTGAGCATCGGCATCACCCTGGTGCTGCTGATCTCCAGCAAGCTGGACAACCGCCTGCTGGAGTTCGCCAACGACGACCTGCTGCGCAACGGCAGTTGGTTGTACCTGGTGCTGAACATCCTGCTGGTGGTGTTCCTTGAGAACATTCGCCGCCCCGCCCGGCTGTTCGGCCTGGCCCTCACCGACGTTCTGCTGCTTTCGTGGCTGTTCTTCGCCGCGGGCGGTGTGCCCAGTGCCATCGGCAACCTGCTCATTGTCTCGGTAGCCATCGGCAATACGCTGTTGCGAAGCCGGGTCGGCCTGTTGATCGCCGCTGTCGCCACGATCGGTATCGTCGGGTCGACTTTTTTCCTCGGCCTGAGCGATTCAAACCGTCCCAGCAGTTATCTGCAAGCCGGCACCCTCGGGGCACTGTGTTTTGCCGCCGCCCTGCTGGTACAGGGCCTGACCCGGCGACTGGAAGCCAGTGAAACCCTGGCCGAGCAACGGGCCAGCGAGGTGATCGGCCTCGAAGCGCTCAACGCACTGATCCTGCAACGCATGCGCACCGGTATCCTGGTGCTCGACCGCGAGCGGCGCGTGCAATTGGCCAACGAAAGCGCCTTGAACCTGCTGGGCATACACGACCTGGTCGGCCAGCGAATCGATGACTATTGCACCGCCTTGGTCGAACGCCTGCAATTGTGGCTGAACAACCCCAGCCTGCGCCCTCCCAGCCTGACCGTGACCGGCACAGGCCTGACCCTGCAACCGAGCTTCATCGCCTTGGGGCATTACGATCAACAGCAGTTGCTGGTATTCCTTGAGGACCTGGCCCAGGTTGCGCAGCAGGCCCAGCAACTGAAACTCGCTTCCCTCGGGCGCCTCACTGCTGGCATCGCCCATGAAATCCGCAACCCCTTGGGCGCCATCAGCCACGCAGCGCAATTACTGCGCGAATCCGAGGAACTGAACAACGCGGATCGGCGTCTGACGCAGATTATTCAAGATCACTCCCAACGAATGAACCGCGTCATTGAAAACGTCCTGCAGCTGTCTCGCCGCCAGCAAACCACCCCCCAACGCCTCGACCTGCGGACCTGGCTCGACCAGTTCGTCCGGCAGGCCCGTGAAAGCATGGCCGAGCACCAGCACTTGCACCTGAGCATCGACCCGGGTGACTACACCACGCTGATGGACCCCGACCAGTTGACCCAGGTACTCGACAACCTGCTGCGCAACGCCTGGCGCCACAGCGCCATGGCCCACGAACAGGCCGAGGCCTGGCTGAAACTGTTCATCGACCCCCACAGCCAGTTATCCACCCTGGACATCATCGACAACGGCCCTGGCGTGACGCCAGAGCAACAAGCACATTTGTTCGAACCCTTCTTCACCACCAGCAGCCAGGGCACCGGCCTTGGGCTCTATCTGTCCCGTGAGCTGTGCGAAAGCAACCAGGCCCGCCTAGACTTCAAACCACGCCAAGGCGGCGGTTGCTTTCGCATCACCTTTGCTCACGGACGGAAACAGATTTGA
- the pgeF gene encoding peptidoglycan editing factor PgeF encodes MSDWLIPDWPAPARVKACITTREGGVSLAPFDSLNLGDHVGDDPAAVAENRRRLTDQFAITPAWLQQVHGIAVVEADPAQVATADASWTDTPGIACTAMTADCLPVLFCNRAGTRVAAAHAGWRGLANGVLEATLDSLAVPADEILAWLGPAIGPQAFEVGPEVREAFIAQLPQAAQAFAASPNAGKFLADIYALARLRLAARGVTAVYGGGLCTVTDPRFFSYRRNPRTGRFASLIWIER; translated from the coding sequence ATGAGTGACTGGCTGATACCCGACTGGCCCGCGCCGGCCCGGGTCAAGGCCTGCATCACGACCCGTGAGGGTGGCGTCAGCCTGGCGCCGTTCGACAGCCTCAACCTGGGCGATCATGTGGGCGACGATCCTGCGGCCGTCGCCGAAAACCGTCGTCGCCTCACCGATCAATTCGCCATCACCCCGGCCTGGCTACAGCAGGTCCACGGCATTGCCGTGGTCGAGGCTGATCCGGCCCAGGTGGCGACCGCCGATGCCAGTTGGACCGACACGCCCGGTATCGCCTGCACCGCGATGACGGCGGACTGCCTGCCTGTGCTGTTCTGCAACCGTGCCGGCACCCGCGTCGCGGCGGCCCATGCCGGCTGGCGCGGGCTGGCGAACGGCGTGCTGGAAGCCACCCTCGACAGCCTTGCCGTGCCCGCGGATGAAATCCTCGCCTGGCTCGGCCCGGCCATCGGCCCGCAAGCGTTTGAAGTCGGGCCGGAAGTCCGTGAAGCCTTCATCGCGCAACTGCCCCAGGCAGCCCAAGCCTTTGCCGCGAGCCCAAACGCCGGCAAGTTCCTCGCCGATATCTACGCGTTGGCACGGCTGCGCCTGGCCGCACGTGGTGTCACGGCCGTCTACGGTGGCGGTCTCTGCACCGTGACCGACCCTCGTTTCTTTTCCTACCGCCGCAACCCGCGCACCGGTCGCTTCGCTTCGCTGATCTGGATCGAACGCTAG
- a CDS encoding IS4 family transposase, whose product MRLARALELTHNIASTPNAIEGLDALLDPSLVEQALEQAGVATLRKRRLPLEMMLWCVISMAFFRRMSAWDVVSRMNIMLPGQRPLVAPSAVVQARQRLGSEAVRQVFDLTQKSWHEAAGHPTWAGLRLLGVDGVVWRTPDTPENRARYDSASNQHGDTGFPQVRMVCQMELTSHLLIGSAFDGYRSNEMKLAEQLIETTPDHSLTLFDRGFYSLGLLHQWQQAGVERHWLMPLKKGSQYEVIQRLGRQDAIVSLSTSPQARKQWPGLPEQLTARLLSKTVEGKVCQILTSMADPLRFPSDEIVDLYSQRWEIELGFREMKQTLLNSSYTLRSKTPEMIEQELWGVLLGYNLLRYQMVEMSRHCPGIYPCEMSFTACTWAILGFINSVSADRSGNIPKYLAELHASAPHYVLPHRREERVYPRAIRLKSPKYPIRNKNASQLN is encoded by the coding sequence ATGCGTCTCGCTCGGGCACTGGAACTGACCCACAACATCGCCTCTACCCCCAACGCCATCGAGGGATTAGATGCCTTGCTCGATCCTTCTTTGGTCGAACAGGCGCTTGAACAAGCCGGTGTGGCGACGCTGCGCAAGCGTCGTTTGCCGCTGGAAATGATGCTCTGGTGCGTGATTTCCATGGCGTTCTTCCGGCGCATGTCTGCTTGGGATGTGGTCAGTCGCATGAACATCATGTTGCCGGGCCAGCGCCCGTTGGTGGCCCCCAGCGCCGTAGTCCAGGCCCGTCAGAGATTGGGTAGCGAAGCTGTACGACAAGTCTTCGATTTGACCCAGAAAAGTTGGCATGAGGCGGCCGGTCATCCGACTTGGGCCGGTCTGCGTTTGTTGGGCGTCGATGGCGTTGTCTGGCGCACACCCGACACGCCGGAAAATCGGGCGCGCTATGACTCCGCCAGCAACCAGCATGGCGACACCGGTTTTCCTCAGGTGCGCATGGTCTGCCAAATGGAGTTGACCAGCCACTTGCTGATTGGAAGTGCGTTTGACGGCTACCGCAGCAACGAAATGAAACTGGCCGAGCAACTGATCGAAACCACCCCCGATCACTCGCTGACGCTGTTTGATCGTGGTTTTTACTCGTTAGGTTTACTGCATCAATGGCAGCAAGCAGGCGTCGAACGCCACTGGCTGATGCCGCTGAAAAAAGGCTCGCAGTACGAGGTGATCCAGCGTTTGGGGCGCCAGGATGCGATTGTTTCGCTGAGCACTTCGCCGCAGGCCCGCAAGCAATGGCCCGGGTTGCCGGAGCAGCTGACCGCGCGACTGCTGAGCAAAACCGTCGAGGGCAAGGTGTGTCAGATCCTGACGTCGATGGCCGATCCGCTGCGCTTTCCATCCGACGAAATCGTCGATCTGTACAGCCAGCGATGGGAGATCGAACTCGGATTTCGGGAGATGAAACAGACGCTGCTCAACAGCAGTTATACGCTGCGCAGCAAGACGCCAGAGATGATCGAGCAAGAGTTGTGGGGCGTGTTGTTGGGCTACAACTTGTTGCGCTATCAGATGGTGGAAATGAGTCGCCACTGTCCTGGCATTTACCCGTGCGAAATGAGCTTCACCGCCTGCACTTGGGCGATTCTCGGGTTTATCAACAGCGTCTCCGCCGACCGTTCCGGGAACATCCCCAAGTATTTGGCCGAGCTTCATGCTTCAGCGCCGCACTACGTGCTGCCGCATCGACGTGAGGAGCGCGTTTATCCTCGGGCGATTCGGCTGAAATCACCGAAATATCCGATCAGAAATAAAAATGCCAGTCAGCTTAACTGA
- a CDS encoding outer membrane protein assembly factor BamD: MQVKHLLLIAILALTAACSSKEVVDENLSEVELYQQAQNDLDNNSYTSATAKLKALESRYPFGRYADQAQLELIYANYKNAEPEAAKSAAERFIRLHPQHPNVDYAYYLKGLTSFDQDVGLLARFLPLDMTKRDPGAARDSYNEFAQLTSRFPNSRYSPDAKQRMIYLRNLLASYEIHVADYYLTRQAYVAAANRGRYVVENFQETPSVGDGLAVMTEAYQRLHLDELAATSLETLKLNYPDHPSLVDGQFTPRVDEADNRSWLSKATLGLIESRPPLPPGETRANQDVQRQFQDAKEAIPNELKPKDENGDVIEEEEPENESTDRSWFSYMTFGMFD, from the coding sequence ATGCAAGTGAAACACCTGCTGCTGATCGCCATCCTCGCATTGACTGCTGCTTGCTCGTCGAAGGAAGTCGTAGACGAAAACCTGAGCGAAGTCGAACTGTACCAACAGGCGCAGAACGACCTGGACAACAACAGCTATACCAGCGCCACTGCCAAGCTGAAGGCGCTGGAGTCGCGGTATCCGTTCGGTCGCTACGCCGATCAGGCCCAGCTGGAGCTGATCTACGCCAACTACAAGAACGCCGAGCCGGAAGCAGCCAAGTCCGCCGCCGAGCGTTTCATTCGCCTGCACCCGCAGCACCCGAATGTCGATTACGCCTATTACCTCAAGGGCCTGACCTCCTTCGACCAGGACGTCGGCCTGCTGGCGCGCTTCCTGCCGCTGGACATGACCAAGCGTGACCCCGGCGCCGCGCGCGACTCCTACAATGAGTTCGCCCAACTGACCAGCCGCTTCCCCAACAGCCGCTACTCGCCGGACGCCAAGCAGCGCATGATCTACCTGCGCAACCTGCTGGCCTCCTACGAAATCCACGTGGCCGACTACTACCTGACGCGTCAGGCCTACGTCGCCGCCGCCAACCGTGGCCGCTACGTAGTGGAAAACTTCCAGGAAACCCCTTCGGTGGGTGATGGCCTGGCGGTGATGACCGAAGCCTACCAGCGCCTGCACCTGGACGAACTGGCGGCCACCAGCCTGGAAACCCTCAAGCTGAACTACCCGGATCACCCATCCCTGGTCGATGGCCAGTTCACCCCACGGGTCGACGAAGCGGACAACCGTTCGTGGCTGAGCAAGGCGACCCTGGGCCTGATCGAGTCCCGTCCACCTCTGCCGCCGGGCGAAACCCGCGCCAACCAGGACGTGCAGCGTCAGTTCCAGGACGCCAAGGAAGCCATTCCAAACGAGCTCAAGCCCAAGGACGAAAATGGCGACGTGATCGAAGAAGAAGAGCCTGAGAACGAATCCACCGATCGCTCCTGGTTCAGCTACATGACCTTCGGTATGTTCGACTGA
- a CDS encoding PP0621 family protein: MLRLLFWIALIAAAVWFWRKFKSTSSAPNAPREQDAPPMVRCAHCGVHLPRDRALALEQQWYCSQAHLEQGPGTRDR; the protein is encoded by the coding sequence ATGCTTCGTTTACTGTTCTGGATCGCCCTGATTGCCGCCGCGGTATGGTTCTGGCGCAAGTTCAAGAGCACCTCATCCGCGCCGAACGCTCCCCGGGAGCAGGACGCACCACCCATGGTTCGTTGCGCCCATTGCGGCGTACATCTGCCCCGTGACCGGGCCCTGGCCCTCGAACAACAATGGTATTGCAGCCAGGCTCATCTCGAGCAAGGCCCGGGCACTCGTGATCGCTGA
- the rluD gene encoding 23S rRNA pseudouridine(1911/1915/1917) synthase RluD has protein sequence MSDKIELRAEVPSELGGQRLDQVAAQLFAEHSRSRLSAWIKDGRLTVDGAVIRPRDIVHGGAILELTAEQEAQGEWVAQDIALDIVYEDEDILVINKPAGLVVHPAAGHADGTLLNALLHHVPDIINVPRAGIVHRLDKDTTGLMVVAKTIQAQTQLVTQLQSRSVSRIYECIVIGVVTAGGKINAPIGRHGQQRQRMAVMEGGKQAVSHYRVLERFRSHTHVRVKLETGRTHQIRVHMAHINFPLVGDPAYGGRFRIPPAASQTMVESLKNFPRQALHARFLELDHPTTGKRMSWESPLPDDFVWLLTLLKQDREAFIG, from the coding sequence ATGTCCGATAAAATAGAACTTCGCGCAGAGGTGCCGTCCGAATTGGGCGGCCAACGCCTCGATCAAGTCGCCGCACAACTCTTTGCCGAGCACTCTCGCTCGCGCCTTTCCGCCTGGATCAAGGACGGCCGCCTGACTGTGGATGGGGCGGTGATCCGCCCGCGCGACATCGTCCACGGCGGTGCCATTCTCGAGCTGACTGCCGAACAGGAGGCCCAGGGAGAATGGGTCGCCCAGGACATCGCCCTGGACATCGTCTATGAAGACGAAGACATCCTGGTGATCAACAAGCCTGCGGGCCTGGTGGTGCACCCGGCGGCTGGGCATGCTGATGGCACCTTGCTCAATGCCCTGCTGCACCACGTACCGGACATTATCAATGTGCCGCGTGCCGGCATCGTCCATCGCCTGGACAAGGACACCACCGGTCTGATGGTGGTGGCCAAGACCATCCAGGCGCAGACACAGCTGGTCACACAGCTGCAAAGCCGAAGCGTCAGCCGTATCTATGAATGCATCGTGATCGGGGTTGTCACCGCCGGTGGCAAGATCAACGCCCCTATCGGTCGTCACGGCCAGCAGCGCCAACGCATGGCGGTGATGGAGGGCGGCAAGCAGGCGGTCAGCCATTATCGCGTGCTCGAGCGTTTCCGCTCCCACACCCATGTGCGGGTCAAGCTGGAAACCGGCCGGACCCACCAGATCCGTGTGCACATGGCCCACATCAACTTCCCGTTGGTGGGTGACCCGGCCTACGGCGGTCGTTTCCGCATTCCGCCGGCTGCCAGCCAGACCATGGTCGAATCGCTGAAGAATTTCCCGCGCCAGGCGTTGCATGCACGTTTCCTGGAGCTGGATCATCCGACGACCGGCAAGCGCATGAGCTGGGAGTCGCCGTTGCCGGATGACTTCGTCTGGCTGCTGACGTTGCTCAAGCAGGACCGCGAGGCGTTCATCGGATGA
- a CDS encoding sigma-54-dependent transcriptional regulator has product MNTRSRQRILIVDDEPDIRELLDITLGRMKLDTRSAKNLAEAQNLLAGEAFDLCLTDMRLPDGTGLELVQHIQQRYPQLPVAMITAYGSLETAIDALKAGAFDFLTKPVDLGRLRELVTSALRLPPVATPGTTLERSLLGDSPPMLSVRKQIEKLARSQAPVYISGESGCGKELVARLIHEQGPRANLPFVPVNCGAIPTELMESEFFGHRKGSFSGAIEDKPGLFQAAHGGTLFLDEVADLPLAMQVKLLRAIQEKAVRAVGGQQEEVVDVRILCATHKDLDGEVAAGRFRQDLYYRLNVIELRVPPLRERREDIELLANHMLQRLAANTGSPPVKLHPQALDALRSYRFPGNVRELENMLERAYTLCEQQQIEADDLRLAEGNGSAEPGNPDLMQVDNLEDYLEDVERKLILQALEETRWNRTAAAQRLKLSFRSMRYRLKKLGLD; this is encoded by the coding sequence TTGAATACACGCTCACGGCAACGAATCCTGATCGTCGATGACGAACCGGACATCCGCGAACTCCTGGACATCACCCTGGGCCGGATGAAACTCGACACCCGCAGCGCCAAGAACCTCGCCGAAGCCCAGAACCTGCTGGCCGGCGAGGCCTTCGACCTGTGCCTGACCGACATGCGCCTGCCCGACGGCACCGGCCTGGAACTGGTGCAACACATCCAGCAGCGTTACCCCCAGCTCCCCGTGGCAATGATCACCGCCTACGGCAGCCTGGAAACCGCCATCGACGCCCTCAAGGCCGGCGCCTTCGACTTCCTGACCAAACCGGTAGACCTGGGTCGGCTGCGGGAGCTGGTCACCAGTGCCCTGCGCCTGCCGCCGGTCGCCACGCCTGGGACCACCCTCGAGCGCAGCCTGCTGGGCGACTCGCCCCCCATGCTCAGCGTGCGCAAGCAGATCGAAAAACTCGCCCGCAGCCAGGCACCGGTGTACATCAGCGGGGAATCGGGCTGCGGCAAGGAACTGGTCGCCCGGCTGATCCACGAACAAGGCCCCCGTGCCAACCTGCCCTTTGTACCGGTCAACTGTGGGGCAATTCCCACGGAGCTGATGGAAAGTGAGTTTTTCGGCCATCGAAAAGGCAGCTTCAGCGGCGCCATCGAGGACAAGCCAGGTTTGTTCCAGGCCGCCCATGGCGGGACCTTGTTCCTCGATGAAGTGGCCGACCTGCCCTTGGCGATGCAGGTCAAACTGTTGCGGGCGATCCAGGAAAAGGCCGTGCGCGCTGTTGGCGGCCAGCAGGAAGAAGTGGTGGATGTGCGTATCCTCTGCGCGACCCACAAGGATCTGGACGGCGAAGTGGCCGCCGGACGCTTTCGCCAGGATTTGTATTACCGGCTGAACGTCATCGAACTGCGCGTCCCGCCATTGCGTGAACGCCGCGAAGACATCGAGCTGCTGGCCAATCACATGCTTCAGCGCCTGGCAGCCAACACAGGTAGTCCACCGGTCAAGTTGCATCCCCAGGCGCTGGACGCTCTCAGGAGTTACCGCTTCCCGGGCAACGTGCGTGAACTGGAGAACATGCTCGAACGGGCCTACACCCTTTGCGAACAGCAGCAGATCGAAGCAGATGATCTGCGTTTGGCCGAGGGCAATGGCAGCGCAGAGCCGGGCAATCCCGACCTGATGCAGGTCGATAACCTGGAAGACTACCTGGAAGACGTCGAACGCAAGCTGATCCTCCAGGCCCTGGAGGAAACCCGCTGGAACCGCACGGCCGCGGCACAGCGGTTGAAGTTGTCGTTTCGGTCGATGCGCTATCGGTTGAAGAAACTCGGGTTGGATTGA